GATCAGTTCTTAAAAAGAGCTGAGACTATCAAGCCGATTTTCAGTGAAGGAGACTTAATACAGTTGCTTTAAGATTAAAAAAACTTGATCACTTACATCCATGCCCTGAAACCAGAACATGTAAGCAATTGCTGTTGCAGGTGCCCTCCCCAGTCCAGCTGTGCAATGCACATATACTTTCCCCTTACCTTCTTCAATTGCCCATTCCAGTGAGGAAACAGCTCTGGGTAACATAATTCTTAAAGATTCTGGATCAAAATCCCTCGCCTGCAAGTAAACAATGTATATCTGTTATAAGCACTGTCAAGAATTGCATTGCATGATAACAGAGaaatttataaaactaataataagaaaagaaacatgCTCTTTATccgtgaaaattttgaaaaaatggttTGCAGGACATGTGATTCTGGATATATCAGTCCCGGATAATTTAGAGGCACTGTTTAAGCTGGCATTGGTAATTAGAAAACTTTACAACATTAAATGGTGAATCATAAAGATCAAGAGAAAAAGCTCATGCTATACACAGCATTACACACACATAGATGACTATTCATTTTTGGAACTTGCGAACCGACAGCAATTGAAAGACAAACTAAGTGAACATTTGCAAGTATCTAAAATGATATACCACACTGGAAGAGTAAAACAAGGTCAAGGAGCACAAGTTATGACTTCATGATGATCCTGAGAAGGCAGGTAAATAAATTCCACAATTGTCCTACTAAAACCTGAACAACAGCATTCTTTTTTAACACAAGGACATGATTGCTGAATAGGCACAAGCACAAGCAGCTATGCAGTATAGTTAATCCAGAAACTGGGCATGGTTGAGAAAGGAAGTTATCACATGGCAATTGTTGTCATCAATACAAGTTCAAAGCTTTCAGCAAACTCTCAAGTGTGGATTTCAGAAAATGCAAGTGTTGCTAATTGCTTACGGGCCTTCTCATGTGATGgatttcaatttcttcacaTCTTTTTACTATTGACTGGAGGTCTATTCCCCAATACTCGACATCTTGGTCTTGCTGCAGGTTCAGAATATAGGCCACattctcttgttctttcaaaTGATCTATGTCCTCAACTTTCTGAGGTTGGGAGCCAACAATTAGATCTTCAGTAATCAATGTGTAATTCATGCCTGACGTGAAAATACACTTGTTAGATAACTTACAAAGACTCAATTTCAGTAGAAATGCACATCACACACATGCACACAAGTATGGAAAGTCAGTGCAATATTTTATTCATGAAATTAAGTGCATCCCACTTAACCAGACCAGAAAATCTTCCTGAGGGTGTAAGTGCATCACAAGTGAGTTATTCTttcattaataataaaaaaaaaatactatgaTAGTAGCAAAACAGGAAAGCCAAGTGATTAACAAACACGAGTGAACTCTTCATGAAGAAGCTGGCTGCCACTTATGTATATGTTGGAGTTAGCATTTCACCCAGCGGATTCTTAGATCTCTCCAAGAATAATGCTGAACCTATCTGGCCACTCTTCATTATCATGCTTGATTAGGGTAAAGCAAGTTTTGGCTGTCAAATTAGCAATAAACATCTGAATTGATGGTTACAAGGCACAGATTCTCAGTTTCGTAGAATACCGATCGACTTAGGATGCATGGTCTTCCACTTTTCTTATATCAGAAGACTAGACAGACGACAGTATCTTGTTTCAGAAGGGCTGCAGTCTACTTaggcataaaaaaaaaaaaggaaaatttgcacCACCGAAGGAGCTTCATTGAAAGTGGTGAAGGTACTATAACTCTGGATAGGTAGCACACATGGTTGAAAGGAAATTGAGCTCAATGAGGAGGATAGCAAATTTGAGTGTATAATATTgtaagggaaacaaagagagTAGTCCTCATTAGAAAAACATATATACAATAACAAACAAACTTGATTATTTGTACCAGTAAATCAGGACTTAGTCCAGGTTGACATCTAGACATCCATCTCAGGATTCAATTGcattttggggaaaaaaatgcCCTTGAACTTCATATCaatgaaaactatatttaaGAGATTATCAATTTTGTCCTGAGGCAGCTAAATAAATTTATGAAGATGAAGCTATGCGTCCATGCTCTCAAAAaccttgagacctattttagtATAATAATTCAAAAGCTTCTAGTGCAGAAGGTAAATCATATCCCAAATCTTCCTGATTCATATAGGaaactctcaaaaaaaaaaaaaaaaccaccacAAAACACACTCGACCAGTAGCATGATATTACTGCAAACAATACCCCATCTCAATGCTTGCCTTTCTCAATCTTTGTGGACGAACATGACAAACCCAAAAAATGAACTTACTTTGCAAAGTCAAGAAGCGAAAATAAACCAAGGAACTAACCAAGATCGTGATGATACTCATAAGGGTTTCTCATCATTCTCTTCATGGCTATGTTATACTCTTCCATTCTGTTCTTGGAGGAGCTGCCTTTTCTTGTGGGGTTTTCTTGAACTTCACTCTCAGGCGCTTTGCAATAAATCTTCTTGTtcaatctcaagttatttctGGGCTCCCTAAGCCTGATAGATGACCTTacatttgtttgtaaagaagagaAACAAAAGACATTAAAGTTGCTGGATTGTTGAAGCGGAGGAGGAAGcaccagtgatgaagaagagaaGCTCAACACAGTGCCTAATGGAGCTTCCATTCCCATGCCCATCTTCGGTCTGTTCCACTTCCTGTCATCTCCACACAATTTTCTACGGTGGTACAGATGGAAATTTAAGAAACTTGATTTGACCAAACTGCCCTTCCAGTTAGGAGTAATAATTAGCAGGCGGAGTGATATTTGTACCCTCTGAGTCTTGCACTAgtagcaaataaaaattttactacTGGAGAGTGCAAATATTACGCTATAATCAATTAATGTTTCATCTAACTATGTGCTTCCTTTGTAAAACTTCTATTTTCTActtaaataggaaaaaaaaaacaaaagagtcATTAAATTTAAGAGTATATATTTTAGCCATTAAAGCACTTTTAGCACAAACTAAAAAATGTACTTTTAGAACAATTCTTGTGCTTTAAAAAATATACAAAGAATTagctttgattattttaatatataattttaaactAAATGTAGAGATAAATATGTTctagaaattcaaaattatatattatcaAATAAAAAACTCACTTATACAGGGGTACACCCAAATAATATAATCTAGtactttaacaaaaaaaattctactAATTGAATTAATTTTTGATAAGCCACCACAACTACAAATGGAAATTTTTTACTCAcatccacccaaaaaaaaaaaacaactcatCCTCATGTGCATTAGACATGTACATGCATTGGGCCTTGAAGTGTGGAAACTAAAAACCGATATTGCAGTTGACACTTGGTTAGCTGTGATTTTTCAAGGAAACCGGCATCAAAGCCCAAAATAAGCTACTGAGCCCAAGTTAATTGTGTGCTGGCTATAAAATTTAGAAGCCATCAACAACGCCCAACATGTtgtattttatctttttaaatCCTCAAGGAAGGAAGGATCCCTTGATTTGCATTGCTTCAATCTTGGAAGCACTGCTTATGGTAGAGATTGTACACAATATTGGATCTCACGGTCCCAAGTCCATTCAATCAGATATTTCACTTGCATTCTATCAACCTTAGAAGATAGATACTAATGAACAATTTTGTTTGTCTTTCTTGTGTAATAGTAGTAATAGGCCACAAAACTCTGTTTGGattggccaattttttaaaaacaaattttttaaatataatgttacagtaatacacaataactcaaaaaacatttcattcatacaatatatcaaatatttcaaaaaatttttatagtaaaaattttttcaTATACATTGTTACAGtaacatttttcaaaaacagctaatcaAACGGAACTGTCAACAGAGTTGCATCTGGGGTTTATACATAGTAATCGTGTTTCATACGCAAGCATCATTGAAATCTGAAACAGGATCAAGAGCTGCCAAGTTCTTAGTTTGGATTCTTTGTAATGCAGTATATGTGTCAATGAAGACGGGACATGCCAATGAAATTGGTAGACAAAGTTCGTGATGAGGTAACCTAATCTTAGAATGTCCCAAAAAAATGAGTTCAAGAATGATCTTTCGAGATGAGATGACAAACACACATAAGAATTCTGCCAAATCAACCATCGCCTAAGAATTTATTCCAAGCCCTCCTTCCATGGAATATTTGGTTGTATttcttgtcaaaaaaaaaaaaaaagaaaacagataaAGGAAGAAGAGGCACTGGCCGCTGGCCACATAATATTTGATGCCTATACGTGGAGTGCAGGCATGAATTACCCATAAATAAACTTTTAGAGTTGCATCTTGGTACTCTTTAATTATGGAACTTCTAAAGGTCGAACGTACCGTACGAACTTTTCCATTAACTCTACTCATAATAAGAATCTTACATATAATAgtccaaaaaaaaatccattttcctttctttattgGGATTAGTCCTAATTCTTAGTTAGATGATTTAAACCATGGAttctccactttttttttttaataataaaaaaagaagaagtttgATGGTACTAAATGCCCTTTATCCACTCGAATGAAGGCTCCACTCCGGCATTAATAAAATTGAACTCCATTACGATTAACCAGGACAGGTGTATAATCTGTAACTCTTTTCTTGATGCCCAACTCAGTAAAGCATATACGCAAATATTGCCCCCGCCGGCCCTATCCCCACCATGGTAACGTCTTTTAATGGTTTCAGCAAAGTGTATCATAAAAAGTTCTTTAAACTGCAACTGGATTTGGCGAATATGAAATAGAAGcactaaaaaaatatatttattgtcTACTACAAAGATAATGGTCTATCAAGTAACCAGTTGggtgaagaaattttggaatatACTATTCAATGTTACATATACCGCTACTACTACTTTAAATGAATAGACAATTTTTGCATGGGCTAATGATAAATGACAGCAGTGCTTGGCCATTAAAAGAGGTTTAAAACTCTATTTGACTGTAAGTCAATAAATCAAATTCCCTTATTTACATTCTAAAATCtagatttttctaaaaatattatcACCCGATGCGTAAGCACCCGTTTAGGTCGATGGTGATTTAGTCTGTTCTGGATTCTCCTTAGGCCTCTTCAAGTCCCCTTTCTCCTAATATAGAATAAGTGTAGATCTATCGCACTCGTCTATCCCAGTAGTAGTTCAGTCTCTTATGGGTCTCTTCAAATCCTCCTTCTCCTTGGATTCTAGTATAGAATAAATGTAGGTCTATCatgtttgaaaaaataataataatgatagaCGACAATGAATATTGTCAGCTCATTGAACCATGTGTCCCTCAAAAACTAcaaaaatagaaataataataatgaatcaATGGATGAATTTGTTGGACAACAACACCATAC
This portion of the Coffea arabica cultivar ET-39 chromosome 2e, Coffea Arabica ET-39 HiFi, whole genome shotgun sequence genome encodes:
- the LOC113730265 gene encoding phosphoglucan phosphatase LSF2, chloroplastic-like; the protein is MGMGMEAPLGTVLSFSSSSLVLPPPLQQSSNFNVFCFSSLQTNVRSSIRLREPRNNLRLNKKIYCKAPESEVQENPTRKGSSSKNRMEEYNIAMKRMMRNPYEYHHDLGMNYTLITEDLIVGSQPQKVEDIDHLKEQENVAYILNLQQDQDVEYWGIDLQSIVKRCEEIEIHHMRRPARDFDPESLRIMLPRAVSSLEWAIEEGKGKVYVHCTAGLGRAPATAIAYMFWFQGMDLNAAYDELTSKRPCGPSKRAIRGATYDLAKTEVWKEPFDSLPDYAFQDVADWERKLIEDRVRGLRST